TTGTCCCAATCGGTGAGTACTTAGGACAAAGTGGTAAAATAAAACGTGCTCACAAGCATTACATTTCAAGTTGTGGGATTAGCAAGCCTTGTTTGAGGATTTTGGGATCGTTTGGAGTCTCATTTTAGTCTTTGCAGCACTGTTGTGTTTTAATgacctgtttttgtgttttgttctttgcagGGATGGCTGGATTTTTTGCGATTGTTGGCTACAggctgatgaaaatgaaaagtcGGGGCGATACAAAAATGTCAGTACACCTGATCCACATGCGTGTAGCTGCCCAAGGCTTCGTGGTGGGGGCCATGACTGTTGGTAGGTATTCCAGAGTGTCATGTTTTCcatttttacttatattataatatttgtGACGATCACAAGTGGTTTGAACCTAAATAGTAATGTAAACAGAGGCCTTAATTAAGTGTAAGAATTAAtgttcgtttttgttttttcaggtgtCCTGTTCTCCATGTACAGAGAGTACTATTTAAAGCCCAGAgaacaacaaaaagcagcagaacCCAAGTGAACATGGCTGCTCACACTCATATTTTATGTCCTTAGTATTGCCTCACATTAAGGTGTGCAGAAGATTTGTTTTACAGATGTGCCATAACTTTTTTATGCACACATCCACT
This portion of the Archocentrus centrarchus isolate MPI-CPG fArcCen1 chromosome 17, fArcCen1, whole genome shotgun sequence genome encodes:
- the higd1a gene encoding HIG1 domain family member 1A, mitochondrial produces the protein MSSYEENESKFLRKAKENPFVPIGMAGFFAIVGYRLMKMKSRGDTKMSVHLIHMRVAAQGFVVGAMTVGVLFSMYREYYLKPREQQKAAEPK